In Arachis stenosperma cultivar V10309 chromosome 1, arast.V10309.gnm1.PFL2, whole genome shotgun sequence, one DNA window encodes the following:
- the LOC130937837 gene encoding homeobox-leucine zipper protein HAT22-like: protein MGLHHDSTHNNNNSGLHLVLGLALSSSSDSPTQETITTSTKIPPYSSSSTVTTDDAELLLPSLTLALSGHDVNKNKNDDPQEHHRVQVVPTKANNNKVYSSEDYPSTGDVSAQNSPHHSAVSSFSSGCRRGVKRERDVSASDEAEAEAEATEIERLSSRISDEEEDGGTTASAAARKKLRLTKEQSALLEDSFKQHSTLNPKQKQALAMQLNLRPRQVEVWFQNRRARTKLKQTEVDCEFLKKCCETLTDENRRLQKELQELKALKLSQHLYMPPMPAATLTICPSCDRAVAIGSGGSASNNIKNTPLISMAPKPHHFFSPFTNPSAAC from the exons ATGGGTCTTCATCATGATTCTACtcataataataacaactcagGCCTTCATCTTGTTCTAGGGTTGGCTCTGAGTTCCTCCTCTGATTCACCAACACAAGAAACCATAACTACCTCTACTAAGATCCCGCCGTACTCCTCTTCCTCCACCGTAACAACCGATGATGCTGAATTGCTATTGCCGTCTCTTACTTTAGCTCTCTCCGGTCACGATgtgaacaaaaacaaaaacgaTGATCCGCAAGAGCACCATAGGGTCCAGGTAGTCCCTACCAAGGCTAACAACAATAAGGTCTACAGTAGTGAGGACTACCCTTCTACTGGTGACGTGTCGGCACAGAATTCGCCTCACCACAGCGCCGTTTCGTCTTTCTCCAGCGGCTGCAGAAGAGGAGTCAAGAGAGAGAGGGATGTTAGCGCTAGCGACGAAGCCGAGGCGGAGGCGGAGGCCACGGAAATTGAGAGGCTTTCGTCGCGAATCAGCGACGAAGAGGAAGACGGTGGCACCACCGCCTCCGCCGCTGCCAGGAAGAAGCTTAGGCTCACCAAAGAACAATCTGCTCTGTTGGAAGACAGCTTCAAACAACATAGCACTCTCAATCCT AAGCAGAAGCAAGCTTTAGCGATGCAATTGAATCTACGGCCTCGACAAGTTGAAGTGTGGTTCCAGAACCGGAGAGCCAG AACAAAGCTGAAGCAGACGGAGGTAGATTGCGAGTTCCTAAAGAAGTGTTGTGAGACACTAACAGATGAGAATAGAAGGCTACAGAAAGAGCTTCAAGAGCTTAAGGCACTCAAACTGTCTCAGCATTTGTACATGCCTCCCATGCCCGCCGCGACACTCACCATCTGCCCTTCTTGCGACCGGGCCGTTGCCATTGGCAGCGGTGGCAGCGCTTCCAATAACATCAAGAATACTCCTTTGATCTCCATGGCCCCCAAGCCTCACCACTTCTTTAGTCCCTTCACCAATCCTTCCGCAGCATGTTGA